From the Acidicapsa ligni genome, one window contains:
- the coxB gene encoding cytochrome c oxidase subunit II — translation MDHLSPVIWQFLIKWLTNFAVIPPEASRIAPQVDALLVFMTLVSLVGLTLVALLMTAFSILYRRDRNPVATQIEGSTLLEATWTIIPLGLFLVMFVWGSVLYFRIYTPPPNAMNIYVVGKQWMWKAEHPGGQHEINSLHVPINQPVQLTMISQDVFHSFSIPAFRVKREAIPGRYTTVWFEATAVGTYHLFCTQYCGTAHSAMIGEVVVQSPEDYKKWLAGSTSGVSLAQNGERLFASLSCNACHNGQPNSRGPSLADVYGSKLNLTTGQPVLVDEAYLRQAILNPSAHITEGYAPIMPTYQGQISEEGLISLVEYIKNLSSNYRVQQTLNTSALLPESPDKKAAGAQGVAKP, via the coding sequence ATGGATCATCTCAGTCCAGTAATCTGGCAGTTCTTAATTAAGTGGCTGACCAACTTCGCGGTAATTCCGCCTGAAGCGTCGCGTATTGCGCCGCAGGTCGATGCGCTGCTTGTCTTTATGACCCTGGTTAGCCTGGTCGGCCTTACATTGGTGGCCTTGCTGATGACCGCCTTCTCGATCCTGTATCGCCGCGATCGCAATCCGGTGGCTACGCAGATCGAGGGCTCGACACTGCTGGAGGCCACATGGACCATCATTCCGTTGGGCTTGTTCCTGGTGATGTTCGTGTGGGGATCTGTTCTGTACTTCCGCATCTACACGCCTCCGCCAAACGCAATGAACATCTACGTGGTGGGCAAGCAGTGGATGTGGAAAGCGGAGCATCCGGGCGGCCAGCATGAAATCAACAGCCTGCATGTGCCGATCAACCAGCCGGTCCAACTGACGATGATCTCGCAGGATGTTTTTCATAGCTTTTCGATCCCGGCATTCCGGGTCAAGCGCGAGGCGATTCCTGGCCGGTATACGACGGTCTGGTTTGAAGCGACGGCCGTGGGAACCTATCACCTGTTTTGCACGCAGTATTGCGGAACAGCCCACTCGGCGATGATTGGCGAAGTTGTCGTGCAGAGCCCCGAGGATTACAAGAAGTGGCTGGCTGGGTCCACCAGTGGTGTTTCTCTGGCACAGAACGGTGAGCGTCTTTTCGCGAGCCTGAGCTGCAATGCCTGCCACAATGGACAGCCCAACTCGCGCGGTCCAAGTCTGGCCGATGTTTACGGATCGAAACTGAATCTGACCACGGGGCAGCCCGTGCTGGTGGATGAAGCGTACCTGCGTCAGGCGATTCTGAATCCATCCGCGCACATTACCGAAGGCTATGCGCCGATCATGCCGACATACCAGGGGCAGATCAGTGAAGAAGGGCTGATTTCTCTGGTGGAATACATCAAAAACC
- a CDS encoding SCO family protein, with protein MRTIRWKARAAGIAAGLCVLLCAGATLLSAQVSSVGDKQVGPENDQPTILQKVGIQQRLNEQLPLGLNFVDETGKAVQLGSYFGKHPAILALVYYQCPMLCSEELNGLTAALRMVHLTPGKDFDVVVVSIDPTEGPDLAIAKKSSYIKRYGKPETADGWHFLTGKQPAIDALTKAVGFGYVKIPGPDGKLNQFAHASSIQIVTPTGKLAQYYMGVEYSPKDLLLGLVESSSNKIGSPVANILTYCYHYDPATNTHSLIVARVMQMGGLVMVLGLGGFMLVMFRKDAHQAKELKSHVPGKQANE; from the coding sequence ATGCGCACAATTCGATGGAAGGCTCGGGCAGCGGGTATTGCTGCCGGGCTGTGCGTCTTGCTGTGTGCGGGAGCCACTCTTCTATCGGCGCAGGTGTCTTCGGTTGGAGACAAGCAGGTTGGTCCGGAAAACGATCAACCGACCATTCTGCAGAAGGTTGGCATCCAGCAGCGGTTGAACGAACAGCTGCCCCTGGGTCTGAACTTTGTGGATGAGACGGGCAAAGCGGTGCAGCTTGGCAGCTACTTCGGCAAGCACCCGGCGATTCTGGCTCTGGTGTATTACCAGTGCCCGATGCTCTGCTCTGAGGAATTGAATGGTTTGACGGCGGCATTGCGCATGGTACATCTGACGCCGGGAAAAGATTTTGATGTGGTTGTGGTGAGCATCGATCCGACTGAAGGGCCGGACCTGGCGATTGCTAAAAAGAGCAGCTACATCAAGCGTTACGGCAAACCGGAGACGGCGGATGGCTGGCATTTTCTCACGGGGAAGCAGCCCGCCATCGACGCGTTGACGAAGGCTGTTGGATTTGGGTACGTGAAGATTCCCGGGCCGGACGGCAAGCTCAATCAGTTCGCGCATGCCAGTTCGATCCAGATTGTTACACCGACGGGCAAGCTGGCGCAGTACTACATGGGGGTGGAGTATTCACCCAAGGATCTGCTTCTTGGACTCGTTGAGTCTTCGTCCAACAAGATCGGTTCGCCGGTCGCAAACATTTTGACGTATTGCTACCACTACGATCCTGCGACCAACACGCACAGTCTGATTGTTGCGCGCGTGATGCAGATGGGTGGCTTAGTGATGGTGCTCGGCCTTGGTGGCTTCATGCTGGTGATGTTCCGCAAGGATGCACACCAGGCCAAAGAATTGAAGTCCCATGTACCCGGGAAACAGGCGAACGAATAA
- a CDS encoding c-type cytochrome, producing the protein MRKVFTNIAAGPRTGRVVLLALATAGTLFAVGCRQDMHNQPKFVPQRGTEFFADHRSARPQVENTVARGQLREDSYFYTGTVQGANGYREERDQLPFPVTMTVLKKGEERFNVYCTPCHSRVGNGLGAIVQRGYKPAGNLNDQARRAQPLSHYFYVMTHGYGAMPDYSSQIAPEDRWAVAAYIRALQLSQNATEKDLPTGAKVENLKDIAAAKGLPEGFAGPWELPTTAIQAYPADGSQGTPGMGPAYPLDPKISVPHSAPAAGKSTTSKPSEAPIAPTAGN; encoded by the coding sequence ATGCGTAAAGTCTTCACCAACATTGCCGCTGGACCCCGAACCGGTAGAGTCGTCCTGCTTGCCCTGGCAACTGCAGGAACGCTATTTGCCGTCGGCTGCCGGCAGGACATGCATAACCAGCCAAAATTTGTACCCCAGCGGGGAACAGAATTTTTCGCGGATCACCGCTCGGCGCGGCCCCAGGTTGAGAACACTGTGGCGCGTGGTCAGCTACGGGAAGATAGCTACTTCTACACCGGCACAGTTCAGGGAGCCAATGGATATCGCGAAGAGCGGGATCAGTTGCCCTTTCCTGTAACGATGACCGTTTTGAAGAAGGGCGAAGAGCGCTTTAATGTTTACTGCACTCCCTGCCATTCGCGCGTGGGCAACGGGTTGGGTGCCATTGTTCAGCGTGGATATAAGCCAGCGGGCAATCTCAATGATCAGGCAAGGCGTGCGCAACCGCTTAGCCACTATTTCTATGTGATGACACATGGATATGGCGCCATGCCGGACTATTCTTCCCAGATAGCTCCGGAAGATCGCTGGGCAGTAGCGGCGTACATTCGCGCTCTGCAACTGAGCCAGAATGCCACGGAGAAGGATCTTCCGACTGGCGCGAAGGTTGAAAATCTGAAAGATATTGCGGCTGCAAAAGGGCTGCCCGAGGGCTTCGCAGGACCATGGGAGTTGCCGACAACTGCCATACAGGCATATCCGGCGGATGGTTCGCAGGGGACGCCGGGAATGGGTCCGGCTTATCCGTTAGATCCCAAGATCTCTGTTCCGCATTCGGCTCCGGCCGCGGGCAAATCAACGACCAGTAAACCGTCTGAAGCGCCGATAGCGCCCACGGCGGGGAATTAA
- a CDS encoding DUF3341 domain-containing protein, whose translation MPVAVEGIYGIVAEFDTPSDLVRAAQAAYKDGWRRMDCYTPYPVEEAAEAIGFHKNKVPLVTLTGGLMGLCAMFSLETWISTLAYPLNIGGRPTYSWPAFIIPAYEWTILFAGLSAAFGMLAMNGLPSLYHPLFNAPNFRDGATQDKFFLCLEALDPKFDVAETRAYLESFAPTSVVEVEY comes from the coding sequence ATGCCTGTTGCAGTGGAAGGAATTTACGGCATTGTGGCCGAATTCGATACGCCCTCAGACTTGGTGAGGGCTGCGCAAGCCGCTTACAAGGATGGCTGGCGTCGTATGGATTGCTATACGCCCTATCCGGTGGAAGAAGCGGCGGAAGCGATCGGCTTTCATAAGAACAAGGTTCCGCTGGTTACCCTGACGGGCGGGCTGATGGGGTTGTGCGCGATGTTTTCGCTGGAGACGTGGATTTCGACGCTTGCATATCCATTGAATATTGGTGGACGGCCCACGTATTCCTGGCCGGCATTCATTATTCCTGCGTACGAATGGACGATCCTTTTTGCAGGGCTTTCCGCGGCTTTTGGCATGCTGGCGATGAATGGTTTGCCGAGCCTGTACCATCCGCTCTTCAATGCTCCTAACTTTCGCGATGGCGCGACCCAGGACAAGTTTTTTCTGTGCCTGGAAGCGCTGGATCCTAAATTCGATGTGGCTGAAACGCGCGCGTATCTCGAGAGCTTTGCTCCGACATCCGTGGTGGAGGTGGAGTACTAA
- the nrfD gene encoding NrfD/PsrC family molybdoenzyme membrane anchor subunit has protein sequence MATKDFKTEDPRLDPETGEFRVLAPGQDFKSVTEKISGIVLTPKTSLGWFAIFSLGGAVATLVLVAVTWLFLKGTGIWAITQPVAWGFAIINFVWWIGIGHAGTLISAILLLFKQGWRNSINRFAEAMTIFAVVCAGMFPLIHVGRPWLGYWLFPLPNTMNVWPQFRSPLLWDVFAVSTYATISVVFWYVGLIPDFGTMRDRSQSKFAQFAYGLVSLGWRGSVRHWMRYETASLLLAGLATPLVLSVHTVISFDFAVAVLPGWHTTIFPPYFVAGAIYSGFAMVLTLAIPLRKAYHLEGLVTDRHIDNMGKVMLGTGLIVAYGYGMEVFMAWYSASHWEFFMMWNRMFGPMGWSYGILIACNIAIPLTTLWSRKLRTNITFMFLISLVVNTGMWFERFVIVVTSLYRDFLPSSWGTYRATKWDYATYVGTLGLFTALFLLFVRFLPMIPMNEIKMMLPSAKITPKAEPIVDAGGD, from the coding sequence ATGGCAACGAAAGACTTCAAAACAGAAGATCCGAGGCTGGACCCCGAGACCGGAGAGTTTCGGGTACTAGCGCCGGGTCAAGATTTCAAGTCGGTGACCGAGAAGATTTCGGGCATTGTGTTGACGCCCAAGACTTCTCTGGGCTGGTTCGCGATCTTCTCGCTGGGCGGAGCGGTTGCGACACTGGTGCTGGTGGCGGTGACCTGGTTGTTCCTCAAGGGCACCGGAATCTGGGCGATCACGCAGCCAGTGGCATGGGGCTTCGCGATCATCAACTTTGTCTGGTGGATCGGTATCGGCCATGCCGGAACGCTGATCTCGGCGATTCTGCTGTTGTTCAAGCAGGGCTGGCGTAACTCGATCAACCGGTTTGCCGAGGCGATGACGATTTTCGCCGTGGTCTGCGCCGGTATGTTCCCGCTGATTCACGTAGGCCGTCCGTGGTTGGGATATTGGCTCTTCCCGCTGCCTAATACGATGAACGTGTGGCCGCAGTTCCGGTCGCCGTTGTTGTGGGACGTCTTCGCGGTATCGACGTACGCGACCATCTCGGTGGTCTTCTGGTATGTCGGCCTGATTCCTGATTTTGGAACCATGCGCGACCGGTCGCAGTCCAAGTTTGCGCAGTTCGCTTACGGCCTGGTCTCACTCGGTTGGCGCGGTTCGGTCCGTCACTGGATGCGGTATGAAACGGCATCGCTCCTACTGGCGGGTCTGGCAACGCCACTGGTGCTTTCGGTGCACACGGTCATCAGCTTCGACTTCGCGGTGGCAGTACTGCCGGGCTGGCATACGACGATCTTCCCCCCGTACTTCGTGGCCGGCGCGATCTATTCGGGTTTTGCGATGGTGTTGACACTGGCGATTCCGCTGCGCAAGGCGTATCACCTGGAAGGGCTGGTTACCGATCGCCACATCGACAACATGGGCAAAGTCATGTTGGGTACCGGTCTGATTGTGGCTTACGGGTATGGCATGGAAGTCTTCATGGCCTGGTACTCGGCCTCGCACTGGGAGTTCTTCATGATGTGGAATCGTATGTTCGGCCCGATGGGCTGGTCGTACGGCATCCTGATCGCCTGCAATATCGCGATTCCGCTGACGACACTGTGGAGCAGGAAACTGCGGACGAATATTACGTTCATGTTTCTGATCTCGCTGGTAGTTAATACGGGCATGTGGTTTGAGCGCTTCGTGATTGTTGTAACCAGCCTCTACCGCGACTTTCTTCCCTCTTCGTGGGGTACGTATCGCGCGACGAAGTGGGATTATGCAACCTATGTGGGCACCCTGGGCTTGTTTACTGCGCTGTTCCTGTTGTTCGTGCGCTTCCTGCCCATGATTCCTATGAACGAAATCAAGATGATGCTGCCATCGGCCAAGATCACTCCCAAGGCTGAGCCGATCGTAGATGCGGGTGGTGACTGA
- a CDS encoding TAT-variant-translocated molybdopterin oxidoreductase — MSAELEKVAMGVAMNKDQNQDSPLTLAQVRTQLKGVKGKKYWRSIDELAGTPEFEAAVAKEFPDQAQEWVDPVSRRGFLKLMSASMALAGLAGCTKQPDEPIYPYVKQPEDLILGKANYFATAHPFPTGGVPLLVKSDAYRPIKVDGNPDHPYNQGSSDPFTQGTLLDLYDPDRSQHATLRGANAEWVDFLTVYRERLAAGKANGGDGIYFLSSTITSPTLARQWKEAQAAYPKARLIQYDPINRDSVHAVLGEKDVQYSLDDADVVVTLDADFLSGASFPGFHKLTREFVQRRKLTGKDLNRLYSVESTTTTTGMKAEHRLGLRASEIPAFAAALASAVGVATSAPSYSWTAEQAKYLAALAKDLKAHAGRSVVIAGEQQDPSVLALALAINETLGNTGKTVFFTDSVQPLPSAQNDGLKSLVADMNGGKVDWLIILDSNPVYSSPVDLNFKAALGNVKTSVHLGSHIDETGAETIWHLPAAHYLETWSDVRAYDGTVSVIQPLIEPLYNGHSAHQIFQGMLDDPQFSAYEAVRETWKPVISKSGEFELGWRKVLHSGWIDGTAFDKAASASVAKLTAPAPSSKDSIEIIFRADPTIFDGRYSNVGWLQELPKPVTNLSWDNAALMSGATLTRLDVEEGDILEINLGGRAVRTPVLVVPGHPDNSVSLYLGYGREAAGRVGSGQGFNAFLIRNSSAPLVAAGASLKKVDGKWGFAVTKSHYQDHRGKLAGGEGNGNYSLETNEAETRGIIRSATWDEFKANPGFANEGENHPKDQRDVTLFPNWEYKDNAWGMSIDLNSCVGCNACIVSCYAENNIAVVGKQQVRIGRNMQWLRIDTYFEGDLAAPRAHFQPMACQHCENAPCEQVCPVGATVHTPEGLNTMVYNRCVGTRYCSNNCPYKVRRFNFLLFSDYETESLKLMRNPDVSVRSRGVMEKCSYCVQRISEAKINADKENRAVLDGEIVTACQQACPASAITFGNINDKSSKIAKLHDDERSYSVLADLNTRPRTRYMAAVLNPNPELAEAPEEHAPAKG, encoded by the coding sequence ATGAGCGCAGAACTCGAGAAAGTCGCAATGGGCGTCGCTATGAACAAGGATCAGAACCAAGACTCACCGCTGACGCTGGCCCAGGTTCGGACGCAGCTCAAGGGCGTGAAAGGCAAGAAGTACTGGCGCTCGATCGATGAGCTTGCAGGAACGCCGGAGTTTGAAGCTGCCGTCGCCAAGGAATTTCCAGACCAGGCGCAGGAGTGGGTTGATCCTGTTTCGCGCCGCGGATTTTTGAAGCTGATGTCGGCTTCGATGGCGTTGGCTGGGCTGGCCGGCTGCACAAAGCAGCCCGACGAGCCGATCTACCCTTACGTCAAGCAGCCTGAGGATTTGATTCTCGGCAAGGCCAATTATTTTGCTACTGCGCACCCCTTTCCGACAGGCGGAGTTCCGCTGCTGGTGAAGAGCGATGCGTATCGGCCGATCAAGGTCGATGGCAATCCAGATCACCCTTACAACCAGGGTTCTTCTGACCCATTCACGCAGGGAACACTGCTCGACCTGTACGATCCGGATCGTTCGCAGCATGCGACGTTACGCGGCGCAAATGCTGAGTGGGTCGATTTTCTTACGGTCTATCGTGAGCGGCTGGCAGCGGGCAAAGCTAACGGCGGCGATGGGATCTACTTCCTGTCCTCCACGATTACCTCGCCTACGCTGGCGCGGCAGTGGAAAGAGGCGCAAGCCGCTTATCCCAAGGCCAGGCTGATTCAGTACGATCCGATCAATCGCGACTCCGTTCATGCGGTGCTGGGCGAGAAGGATGTGCAGTACTCGCTGGATGATGCGGATGTAGTTGTCACACTGGATGCGGACTTTTTGTCGGGAGCAAGTTTTCCTGGTTTCCACAAGCTCACGCGCGAATTTGTGCAGCGCCGGAAGCTGACGGGCAAAGATCTGAATCGCCTCTACTCGGTCGAGAGCACCACGACGACGACCGGCATGAAGGCGGAGCATCGGCTGGGCCTGCGGGCGAGCGAGATTCCTGCATTTGCCGCAGCGCTTGCAAGCGCAGTGGGCGTTGCGACTTCTGCTCCGTCGTATAGCTGGACCGCAGAGCAGGCAAAGTATCTGGCTGCGCTGGCCAAGGATCTGAAGGCTCACGCAGGCAGGAGCGTTGTGATTGCCGGGGAGCAGCAGGATCCTTCCGTGTTGGCTTTGGCGCTGGCGATCAACGAGACGCTTGGCAATACGGGTAAGACGGTCTTCTTTACCGACTCCGTGCAGCCGCTGCCGAGTGCACAGAACGATGGGCTGAAGAGCCTGGTCGCCGATATGAATGGCGGCAAGGTCGACTGGCTGATCATTCTGGATTCGAACCCGGTGTACTCCTCGCCTGTCGATCTGAATTTCAAAGCGGCGTTGGGCAATGTGAAAACCAGCGTGCATCTTGGCTCGCATATTGACGAGACGGGTGCAGAAACGATCTGGCATTTGCCCGCGGCTCATTATCTGGAGACGTGGAGCGATGTTCGCGCCTATGATGGCACGGTTTCGGTGATTCAGCCGCTGATCGAGCCGCTTTACAACGGACATTCAGCCCACCAGATATTCCAGGGCATGCTCGATGATCCGCAGTTCTCTGCGTATGAAGCGGTGCGCGAGACTTGGAAGCCGGTCATTTCAAAGTCGGGTGAATTTGAACTGGGCTGGCGTAAGGTACTGCATTCGGGCTGGATTGACGGCACTGCTTTCGACAAGGCTGCCTCTGCTTCGGTTGCGAAGCTGACGGCTCCTGCACCATCGTCGAAGGATTCGATTGAGATTATCTTCCGGGCCGATCCGACAATCTTCGATGGCCGCTACTCCAATGTCGGCTGGTTGCAGGAGTTGCCGAAGCCGGTAACGAACCTGAGTTGGGATAACGCAGCACTTATGTCGGGTGCCACGTTGACCCGCTTGGATGTTGAAGAAGGCGACATCCTGGAAATCAATCTCGGCGGGCGGGCGGTTCGAACTCCCGTGCTGGTTGTGCCGGGGCATCCGGATAATTCCGTCAGCCTTTATCTCGGCTACGGCAGGGAAGCGGCTGGACGCGTGGGATCGGGTCAGGGCTTCAATGCCTTCCTGATTCGGAACTCCAGTGCCCCGCTGGTTGCTGCTGGAGCGAGCCTCAAGAAGGTCGATGGCAAGTGGGGTTTTGCGGTTACAAAGAGCCACTATCAGGATCATCGCGGCAAGTTGGCCGGTGGCGAGGGGAACGGTAACTACTCGCTCGAAACCAACGAGGCTGAGACGCGCGGCATTATTCGTTCGGCGACCTGGGATGAGTTCAAGGCGAACCCGGGCTTTGCGAATGAGGGCGAAAATCATCCCAAGGACCAGCGCGACGTTACGCTGTTTCCTAACTGGGAGTACAAAGACAATGCCTGGGGCATGTCGATCGATCTGAATAGCTGCGTGGGCTGCAATGCCTGCATTGTGAGTTGCTACGCGGAGAACAATATCGCGGTGGTAGGCAAGCAGCAGGTGCGGATTGGCCGCAACATGCAGTGGCTTCGCATCGATACGTACTTCGAGGGAGATCTCGCGGCACCGAGGGCGCACTTCCAGCCCATGGCCTGCCAGCATTGCGAGAACGCTCCGTGCGAGCAGGTTTGCCCGGTAGGCGCGACGGTGCATACGCCGGAAGGCCTCAATACGATGGTCTATAACCGCTGCGTGGGCACTCGTTACTGCTCCAATAACTGCCCCTATAAGGTGCGCCGCTTCAACTTCCTGCTGTTCTCGGATTACGAGACGGAAAGCCTGAAGTTGATGCGCAATCCGGATGTATCGGTTCGTTCTCGCGGCGTGATGGAGAAGTGCAGCTACTGTGTGCAGCGCATCTCGGAAGCGAAGATCAACGCCGACAAGGAAAATCGCGCAGTACTCGATGGTGAAATCGTGACGGCCTGCCAGCAGGCATGCCCGGCGAGCGCGATCACTTTTGGAAATATCAATGACAAATCCAGCAAGATAGCCAAGCTGCACGACGATGAGCGGAGCTACTCAGTGCTGGCCGATCTCAACACCCGCCCGCGGACGAGGTATATGGCCGCGGTCCTGAATCCGAACCCCGAACTAGCCGAGGCGCCTGAAGAGCACGCCCCGGCGAAGGGCTAA
- a CDS encoding cytochrome c3 family protein, giving the protein MAQIFDRSSNSLARMSLVLTGLIVIALGVTLDSLQRSPWVTRQGQRPDQPVPFSHKHHVQGLGLQCQYCHVSVEKSSYAGIPPTKTCMNCHAQIWTNAALLEPVRHSWATGESIAWTKVHDLPDYVYFNHSIHVNKGLGCASCHGRVDQMPLMYQQNTLQMEWCLNCHRDPAKNLRPVSQVYNMAWEGPSTEKPVWCAVSDEKTGKPTAQSIDCQTKDPSQNTEVASLSMPGLKLPGMHGTSAQVGGAMTAMTAMTPMLPATLSYTKFTSQRALGNYLIDHYKIRKPNELASCEVCHR; this is encoded by the coding sequence ATGGCGCAGATTTTTGACCGCAGCTCGAACTCGCTGGCGCGAATGAGCCTGGTCCTGACGGGTCTGATTGTGATCGCACTCGGTGTAACGCTGGATTCGTTGCAGCGTTCTCCGTGGGTGACACGGCAGGGTCAGAGGCCGGACCAGCCGGTGCCGTTCAGCCACAAGCATCATGTGCAGGGACTGGGATTGCAATGTCAGTACTGTCACGTCTCGGTTGAAAAATCGAGCTACGCGGGTATCCCGCCGACCAAGACCTGCATGAATTGTCATGCTCAGATCTGGACGAATGCGGCATTGCTCGAGCCGGTTCGCCATAGCTGGGCGACGGGCGAATCGATTGCCTGGACCAAGGTGCACGACCTTCCCGATTACGTCTACTTCAATCACTCCATTCACGTGAACAAGGGCCTGGGCTGCGCAAGCTGCCATGGCCGAGTGGACCAGATGCCGCTGATGTACCAGCAGAACACGCTCCAGATGGAGTGGTGTTTGAACTGCCATCGCGATCCGGCGAAGAATCTGCGGCCCGTGAGCCAGGTGTACAACATGGCCTGGGAAGGTCCGTCGACGGAGAAGCCGGTGTGGTGTGCGGTGAGCGATGAGAAGACGGGTAAGCCGACCGCGCAGAGCATCGATTGCCAGACCAAGGATCCGAGCCAAAACACGGAAGTTGCTTCTCTGAGCATGCCGGGATTGAAGTTGCCCGGAATGCACGGAACTTCGGCGCAGGTCGGCGGGGCAATGACTGCGATGACCGCGATGACTCCAATGCTGCCGGCAACTTTGAGCTATACCAAGTTCACCAGTCAGCGAGCACTTGGCAACTACCTGATCGACCACTACAAGATTCGTAAGCCGAATGAGCTGGCGAGCTGCGAGGTATGCCACCGATGA
- a CDS encoding aldehyde dehydrogenase family protein codes for MKMRPGGVTGFLLCGKEWTDGEAMEVRSPWDQGLVGRVTVATRNDARQAVTHAAAAMRRTRALPRWKRKEILEDIAAALIEQKERFAQLIVAEAGKPVRTARIEVERAILTFKTAAEEAVRLGGESIPLDLTEGNEGRWGLVQRFPVGPVLAITPFNFPLMLVAHKLAPAIAAGCPVVLKPAPQTPFTALALGEVILKAGWPEEALAVLPLSNEDTAWLAEREDRLKMVSFTGSARVGWALKAKSGKKRVALELGGNVAMIIHSDWRGPDMDQDQSLDVVAMRTAIGAFGYAGQNCISVQRVYVERSIFQTFIWKVVDRAQKMVRGNPVDDATEIGPVIRPSDADRIESWVKEAIAGGAKLVEGGGRNAASHSLLEPTVLTGTQPGMKLHDEEIFGPVVMIEPYDDFEDALAMVNRSKYGLQAGLYTRDAGRIMTAYRELEVGAVIVGDTPTWRMDTMPYGGVKDSGLGREGVRWAIEEMTEPRMLVMAM; via the coding sequence ATGAAGATGCGGCCGGGTGGAGTTACTGGATTTCTCTTGTGCGGAAAAGAGTGGACGGATGGAGAGGCGATGGAGGTTCGATCGCCGTGGGACCAGGGGTTGGTTGGCCGGGTTACTGTCGCTACACGCAATGACGCACGGCAGGCGGTGACACATGCAGCAGCAGCAATGCGACGTACGCGCGCGCTGCCAAGGTGGAAGCGCAAGGAGATTCTGGAAGACATAGCTGCTGCGCTGATCGAGCAGAAGGAGCGGTTTGCGCAGTTGATTGTGGCTGAGGCGGGCAAGCCGGTTCGTACAGCGAGGATCGAGGTCGAGCGCGCGATTTTGACCTTTAAAACCGCGGCTGAAGAAGCAGTACGGCTGGGCGGGGAATCGATTCCGCTGGATCTGACGGAAGGAAATGAAGGGCGCTGGGGCCTGGTGCAACGGTTTCCCGTCGGTCCGGTGCTGGCTATTACGCCGTTCAATTTTCCACTGATGCTGGTGGCGCATAAGCTGGCTCCCGCGATTGCGGCGGGGTGCCCCGTGGTGCTGAAGCCAGCGCCGCAGACTCCGTTCACCGCACTGGCGCTTGGGGAAGTGATTTTGAAGGCCGGATGGCCCGAGGAGGCGTTGGCAGTGCTTCCACTGAGCAACGAGGATACCGCGTGGCTCGCCGAGCGCGAGGACCGGCTGAAGATGGTGAGCTTTACCGGTTCAGCGAGGGTGGGCTGGGCGCTCAAAGCCAAATCCGGCAAGAAGCGGGTGGCTCTGGAACTGGGCGGGAATGTGGCGATGATCATTCATTCCGATTGGCGCGGACCCGATATGGATCAAGACCAAAGCTTGGACGTGGTGGCTATGCGAACGGCGATAGGCGCATTCGGCTATGCGGGGCAGAACTGCATTTCTGTTCAGCGAGTCTACGTGGAGCGGTCGATCTTTCAGACTTTCATCTGGAAGGTGGTGGATCGTGCCCAGAAAATGGTGCGCGGAAATCCCGTGGATGATGCGACGGAAATTGGGCCGGTAATACGGCCGTCCGACGCAGACCGGATCGAAAGCTGGGTGAAAGAAGCGATTGCCGGCGGAGCCAAGCTGGTTGAGGGCGGAGGTAGAAACGCCGCGTCCCATTCGCTGCTGGAGCCTACCGTGTTGACCGGCACGCAACCGGGCATGAAGTTACATGATGAAGAAATCTTTGGGCCGGTCGTGATGATCGAGCCTTACGATGATTTCGAAGATGCGCTGGCTATGGTGAATCGTTCGAAATACGGACTGCAGGCCGGGCTTTACACGCGGGATGCCGGCCGCATCATGACGGCTTATCGGGAGCTTGAAGTGGGCGCGGTGATTGTTGGGGATACTCCGACATGGCGGATGGACACGATGCCTTATGGCGGGGTGAAGGACTCCGGATTGGGGCGCGAGGGAGTGCGCTGGGCAATTGAAGAAATGACTGAGCCGCGAATGCTGGTCATGGCCATGTAG